One Faecalicatena sp. Marseille-Q4148 DNA window includes the following coding sequences:
- the cadA gene encoding cadmium-translocating P-type ATPase, whose translation MNKKQKKMLTRIIIASVMVILLNIVPVRGLLQLLLYLAAYLVIGYDILRKAGKGIVNRRVFDENFLMAIATVGAFVLAIYSGSGDYNEAIAVMLFYQVGELFQSYAVGKSRKNISALMDIRPDYANVERDGKLEQVDPDEVMVDSVIIVQPGEKVPIDGIVLEGASSLNTSALTGESLPRDVKSGDEIISGCINMTGVLKVRTTREFGESTVSKILELVENSSSRKSKSENFISKFARVYTPAVCYGALALAVIPPLVQMLFLGGPAHWSDWIYRALTFLVISCPCALVISIPLSFFAGIGGASKEGVLIKGSNYMETLSQADCVVFDKTGTLTQGVFEVSGIHHNKLEDEKLLEYAALAECASSHPISKSIQRAYGKEIDRNRVTDVSEVSGHGIIAKVDGNEVAAGNGKLMDQLGIAYKDCHKVGTIIHMAINGEYAGHIVISDVIKPHAKEALAELKKAGVKKTIMLTGDAKRVAEEVAGSLGIDEVYSELLPGDKVTKVEELLAAKSGKEKLAFVGDGINDAPVLTRADIGIAMGAMGSDAAIEAADVVLMDDDPMKIAKAIKISRKCLGIVYQNIIFALVIKFGCLGLGAIGIANMWFAIFADVGVMVIAVLNAIRALRVHSL comes from the coding sequence ATGAATAAGAAACAGAAAAAGATGCTGACCCGCATTATCATAGCGAGTGTTATGGTAATTCTGCTGAATATCGTTCCGGTAAGGGGGCTGCTTCAGCTGTTGTTGTATTTGGCAGCATATCTGGTAATTGGATATGATATTTTAAGAAAAGCCGGAAAGGGCATCGTAAACCGGAGAGTATTTGATGAGAATTTCCTTATGGCAATTGCTACTGTTGGTGCATTTGTACTGGCAATTTATTCAGGCAGCGGAGATTATAACGAGGCGATTGCTGTTATGCTGTTCTACCAGGTTGGGGAGTTATTCCAGAGTTATGCTGTAGGAAAGAGCCGCAAGAATATCAGTGCGCTAATGGATATCCGACCGGATTACGCTAATGTAGAGAGAGATGGGAAACTTGAGCAGGTAGATCCGGATGAAGTTATGGTGGACAGCGTAATTATTGTTCAGCCGGGTGAGAAAGTTCCGATTGACGGTATTGTATTAGAAGGCGCTTCCAGCTTAAATACGAGCGCGCTGACGGGAGAAAGTCTTCCAAGAGACGTGAAGTCAGGCGATGAAATTATTAGCGGATGCATTAATATGACAGGTGTGCTGAAAGTACGTACGACAAGAGAATTCGGGGAATCTACCGTTTCCAAGATTCTGGAGCTTGTTGAGAATTCCAGCTCCCGCAAGTCAAAATCCGAGAATTTTATTTCCAAATTTGCAAGAGTATATACACCGGCGGTCTGCTATGGAGCCCTTGCGCTGGCAGTCATCCCGCCTTTGGTACAGATGCTTTTCCTCGGCGGACCTGCTCATTGGAGCGATTGGATTTACCGTGCCCTTACGTTCCTTGTTATTAGCTGCCCTTGCGCCCTTGTCATCAGTATTCCGCTAAGCTTTTTCGCAGGAATCGGCGGTGCCAGCAAGGAAGGCGTTCTGATTAAAGGATCGAACTATATGGAGACATTGTCCCAGGCTGACTGCGTTGTATTTGATAAGACAGGAACACTAACACAGGGAGTATTTGAAGTAAGTGGTATCCACCACAATAAGCTGGAGGACGAGAAACTGTTGGAATATGCGGCACTGGCGGAATGTGCTTCCTCGCATCCGATCAGTAAGAGTATTCAGCGGGCTTACGGCAAAGAAATTGACAGAAATCGCGTAACAGACGTCAGCGAAGTAAGCGGACATGGCATTATTGCAAAGGTAGACGGCAATGAAGTAGCGGCAGGAAATGGTAAATTAATGGATCAGCTTGGCATTGCTTATAAAGACTGCCATAAGGTCGGAACAATTATCCATATGGCGATCAATGGAGAATATGCAGGCCACATTGTAATTTCGGATGTGATAAAACCACACGCCAAAGAAGCGCTGGCAGAATTGAAAAAAGCCGGTGTGAAGAAGACCATTATGCTGACCGGAGATGCAAAACGGGTGGCAGAAGAAGTCGCAGGAAGTCTTGGAATTGATGAAGTATACAGCGAACTGCTTCCGGGAGATAAAGTAACAAAGGTAGAAGAGCTTCTGGCTGCGAAATCCGGCAAGGAGAAACTGGCATTTGTCGGAGACGGCATCAATGATGCGCCGGTTTTGACACGGGCAGATATTGGAATTGCCATGGGAGCTATGGGATCGGATGCAGCCATTGAGGCGGCAGATGTTGTTTTAATGGACGATGATCCGATGAAGATCGCAAAAGCGATTAAAATTTCCCGCAAATGTCTTGGTATTGTATACCAGAACATTATATTTGCTCTTGTAATTAAATTTGGATGTCTTGGTCTTGGAGCTATCGGTATTGCAAATATGTGGTTTGCGATCTTTGCAGATGTCGGTGTTATGGTCATTGCAGTTTTAAATGCAATTCGCGCTTTAAGGGTGCATTCTCTGTAA
- a CDS encoding LCP family protein has protein sequence MGKHIVGKLICVIQLICSLTLFGVLWTSGMIPMKYLAVMGVVLFLLLAVSFGLQFVKNKAYIGGIVISIIVCISTVFALFWLLKTDNAMRKVGGATYKTDNMIVVVKKEDAAVELKDAGNYRFGKQIVSDRDNTDLMIQKINDTVGREINVTDYATVQELGQALLNGEVEAAIYNQAFEGILDELIEGYSDQVKILYQYGIDTKIEGESSDQIKNQDTFSLYISGIDVSGPITMTSRSDVNIIVTVNTKTKQILLTTTPRDYYVPIPDISGEQRDKLTHAGIYGVDASMSTLESIYGIDISYYAKVNFTSLIKIVDILGGVDVNSEYAFSAGGYTFNEGLNHLNGAAALAFSRERHSFAAGDNQRGRNQEAVLTAMLRKAMSPAILKNANQLLTEVSDSVETNMTSEEMAELIQMQLNDGAEWNIVSANAIGQGGKEACFSSGSQLLYVMWPDEASVASIKQKMQQVINGEVLTE, from the coding sequence ATGGGAAAACACATTGTAGGAAAGTTAATCTGTGTTATTCAGTTAATTTGCAGTTTGACATTGTTTGGTGTACTCTGGACAAGTGGAATGATTCCAATGAAATATCTTGCAGTGATGGGAGTGGTACTTTTTCTCCTGCTGGCAGTTTCATTTGGGCTGCAGTTTGTAAAAAATAAAGCATACATTGGTGGAATTGTTATTAGTATTATTGTGTGTATTTCAACAGTATTTGCACTTTTCTGGCTGCTAAAGACAGACAATGCTATGAGAAAAGTTGGCGGTGCAACATATAAGACAGATAATATGATTGTTGTTGTGAAAAAAGAAGATGCAGCAGTTGAATTGAAAGATGCTGGAAATTATCGTTTTGGAAAGCAGATAGTTTCAGATAGAGATAATACTGATTTGATGATTCAGAAAATCAATGATACTGTGGGAAGAGAGATTAATGTAACAGACTATGCAACTGTTCAGGAGTTAGGACAAGCACTTTTAAATGGTGAAGTGGAAGCAGCTATTTATAATCAGGCATTTGAAGGTATTTTGGATGAGCTGATCGAAGGATATTCGGATCAGGTAAAAATTCTCTATCAGTATGGAATTGATACTAAAATTGAAGGAGAGTCATCGGATCAGATAAAAAATCAGGATACATTCAGCTTGTATATCAGTGGTATTGATGTGTCTGGGCCAATCACTATGACAAGCCGAAGCGATGTTAATATTATTGTAACTGTAAATACAAAAACAAAACAGATATTATTAACAACAACTCCTCGTGATTATTATGTTCCGATTCCGGATATTTCAGGAGAACAAAGGGATAAATTGACACATGCCGGAATTTATGGTGTAGATGCATCCATGTCTACATTAGAGTCTATTTATGGAATTGATATCAGTTATTATGCAAAAGTAAACTTTACATCATTAATTAAGATTGTTGATATTCTCGGAGGAGTGGATGTCAATTCAGAGTATGCATTCAGTGCAGGAGGGTATACGTTTAATGAAGGATTAAATCATTTAAACGGAGCAGCAGCGCTGGCATTTTCAAGAGAGCGTCACAGCTTTGCAGCAGGGGATAATCAGAGAGGAAGAAATCAGGAGGCTGTTTTGACAGCGATGCTTAGAAAGGCAATGTCTCCGGCTATTTTAAAAAATGCAAATCAACTTCTGACAGAAGTCAGCGACAGCGTAGAGACCAATATGACATCAGAAGAAATGGCAGAGTTAATTCAAATGCAGTTAAATGACGGTGCAGAGTGGAATATTGTATCAGCGAATGCAATTGGACAGGGAGGCAAAGAAGCTTGTTTTTCATCAGGCTCACAGTTATTATATGTAATGTGGCCAGATGAGGCATCAGTGGCATCTATTAAGCAGAAAATGCAGCAAGTAATTAATGGAGAAGTTCTTACGGAATAG
- a CDS encoding cation transporter — protein sequence MKKTYKIEVDCANCANLMEAATKKTAGVADATVNFMTQKMIVEFEEGAEPKAVMKEVLKACKKVESDCEIEF from the coding sequence ATGAAAAAAACTTACAAAATTGAAGTAGACTGTGCAAACTGTGCAAATCTGATGGAGGCAGCTACAAAGAAGACAGCCGGAGTTGCTGATGCGACAGTGAATTTTATGACACAGAAAATGATCGTTGAGTTCGAAGAAGGTGCAGAACCGAAAGCAGTTATGAAGGAAGTTCTGAAAGCCTGCAAAAAAGTTGAGTCTGATTGCGAAATTGAATTTTAA
- a CDS encoding polysaccharide biosynthesis protein: MEKFLRNSLKDWKKTEGDKVEKAVDYKSKKARVFLLMIYDVIAIQASCILALLARFDFSYKMIDVQYIEGYEHYALINTIAAIIIFSFFKLYDSLWSFASVNEEVNIVMACIVAGAVQIIGMYFMRIEMPRSYYPINTVLLMVFITAGRFFYRFVRTWQQRLKVEDVGKPVRTMVIGAGEAGAALVRELKGSRYLNREIPCIIDDTPHKKGTYLLGIPIIGGREYIHEAVGKYGIEEIILAIPSMTNRQKREILEICKDCKCRVSVLPGTYELVKGEVTVSQLRKVDINDLLGRDPVKTDLEIVMKYVKGKVVLITGGGGSIGSELCRQVADYGAKQLIIFDIYENNAYDIQLELRKTHPELDLVVLIGSVRNTHRVEEIFRDYRPQIVYHAAAHKHVPLMEDSPNEAIKNNVFGTYNVAKCAEEYHTDKFILISTDKAVNPTNIMGASKRLCEMVIQSFARESRHTQFAAVRFGNVLGSNGSVIPIFRKQIEEGGPVTVTHPNIIRFFMTIPEAVSLVLQAGAYAKDGEIFVLDMGEPVKIADLAANMIKLSGLQPDVDIEIKYTGLRPGEKLYEELLMNEEGLQKTENELIYVGKPIDFDEEKFFDELKELKDHAYEDKGDIREHVARLVPTYHYEKTEK; the protein is encoded by the coding sequence ATGGAGAAGTTCTTACGGAATAGTTTAAAGGACTGGAAGAAAACAGAGGGAGATAAAGTGGAAAAAGCAGTAGATTACAAAAGCAAAAAAGCAAGAGTGTTTTTGCTGATGATATATGATGTGATAGCAATTCAAGCATCTTGCATTCTTGCATTGCTGGCAAGATTTGATTTTTCTTATAAAATGATCGATGTGCAATATATTGAAGGATATGAGCATTATGCATTAATTAATACAATAGCGGCAATTATCATTTTTTCATTTTTTAAGCTATATGACAGTTTGTGGAGCTTTGCGAGTGTAAATGAAGAAGTGAATATTGTGATGGCCTGTATTGTAGCTGGTGCGGTACAGATTATTGGAATGTATTTTATGAGAATTGAGATGCCGCGAAGCTACTATCCAATTAACACAGTTCTTCTGATGGTGTTTATTACAGCTGGCCGGTTTTTCTATCGATTTGTAAGAACATGGCAGCAGAGATTAAAGGTTGAGGATGTTGGAAAACCAGTTCGTACAATGGTTATTGGTGCTGGTGAAGCAGGAGCTGCACTTGTGCGAGAACTGAAAGGGAGTCGTTATCTGAATCGTGAGATTCCATGTATCATTGATGACACACCGCATAAGAAAGGGACATATCTTCTTGGAATTCCGATCATTGGAGGACGTGAATATATTCATGAAGCAGTGGGAAAATATGGTATTGAAGAGATTATTCTTGCAATTCCATCAATGACAAACAGACAGAAACGAGAAATTCTTGAAATATGCAAGGACTGCAAGTGCCGTGTATCTGTTCTTCCGGGAACATACGAACTTGTAAAAGGAGAAGTTACAGTTTCACAGTTAAGAAAAGTAGATATCAATGATCTTCTTGGAAGAGATCCGGTCAAAACAGACCTCGAGATTGTTATGAAATATGTCAAAGGAAAAGTTGTTCTTATAACCGGGGGCGGCGGATCTATCGGAAGTGAGCTTTGCCGTCAGGTCGCTGACTACGGTGCGAAACAGCTGATCATATTTGATATTTATGAGAATAATGCGTATGACATTCAGTTGGAACTGAGAAAAACACATCCGGAACTGGATCTGGTTGTGCTTATTGGCTCTGTGAGAAATACGCATCGTGTGGAAGAGATTTTCAGAGATTATCGTCCGCAGATTGTATATCATGCGGCAGCGCATAAACATGTGCCGCTTATGGAGGACAGTCCAAACGAAGCAATTAAGAATAATGTATTCGGTACATATAATGTGGCAAAATGTGCAGAAGAGTATCATACCGATAAGTTTATCCTGATCTCTACAGATAAAGCGGTAAATCCAACAAATATTATGGGAGCATCAAAACGTCTCTGTGAAATGGTAATCCAGAGTTTTGCGAGAGAGTCAAGACATACACAATTCGCAGCAGTACGCTTCGGGAACGTACTTGGAAGTAACGGAAGTGTGATTCCGATTTTCCGAAAACAGATTGAAGAAGGCGGTCCGGTAACGGTAACACATCCAAATATCATCCGCTTCTTTATGACAATCCCGGAGGCAGTATCGCTTGTACTTCAGGCGGGCGCTTATGCGAAAGACGGTGAGATCTTTGTTCTGGATATGGGTGAGCCAGTGAAGATTGCTGATCTTGCGGCAAATATGATCAAGCTTTCCGGTCTGCAGCCGGATGTGGATATTGAGATCAAATACACAGGTCTCCGTCCGGGAGAGAAACTGTATGAAGAACTTCTTATGAATGAAGAAGGACTGCAGAAGACAGAAAATGAACTCATCTATGTCGGTAAGCCGATTGATTTCGATGAAGAGAAATTCTTTGATGAATTGAAGGAACTGAAAGACCACGCTTATGAAGATAAAGGAGATATCCGTGAGCATGTGGCGAGACTGGTTCCGACATATCATTACGAAAAAACTGAAAAATAA
- a CDS encoding winged helix-turn-helix transcriptional regulator, which yields MEHNTLPHHHGESMDELLTHIPDINDFQTVASVFKQLSDPTRVRIFWILCHCEECVINISAMMEMSSPAVAHHLRLLRTSGLIESRREGKETYYRASQSEKAQSLHRMIEQMMEISCIGTH from the coding sequence ATGGAACACAATACATTACCTCATCATCACGGAGAGTCTATGGACGAACTTCTCACACATATCCCGGATATCAATGATTTCCAGACGGTCGCTTCCGTCTTCAAGCAGCTAAGCGATCCAACCCGCGTGCGGATCTTCTGGATCTTATGCCACTGCGAAGAATGTGTCATCAACATTTCTGCCATGATGGAGATGAGCAGTCCGGCAGTCGCCCATCATCTGCGCCTCTTGCGTACGAGCGGCCTCATTGAATCCAGACGCGAAGGCAAAGAAACTTACTACCGCGCCAGCCAGTCTGAGAAAGCGCAGTCACTTCACCGGATGATTGAACAGATGATGGAGATTTCCTGCATCGGAACTCATTAG
- the feoB gene encoding ferrous iron transport protein B, producing MNLSELQIGSTATILSVGGEGALRQHFLDMGLIQGTEVTVIKYAPMGDPIELRIHGYELTIRLDDAKNIEISAAHEPKKGSVQPRQTKAARQETHHPGYGEGGKFHNRKEEQPLPENETLTFALVGNQNCGKTTLFNQLTGSKQHVGNFPGVTVDRKDGVIRGYDNTLITDLPGIYSMSPYSSEEIVTREFVIREKPKGIINIVDATNIERNLYLTMQLLELGIPMVVALNMMDELLINDGSVLVNEMEEALGVPVIPISAAKGEGIEELVRHAVHVAKYQERPQEIDFCKKDEGLHRGIHAVMHLIEDHTQQAEIPIRFVASKMMEGDDQLAEQLKLTENEKRLLEDIAKQTEEETGMDRSAAVAQMRFDYIEMVCSKTVIKPKESRERIRSRRIDRLLTGKYTGIPAFVAIMGLVFWLTFNVIGAFLQGLLESGIESLTVLADQAMAAANVSSVIRSLVIDGIFNGVGGVLSFLPIIVTLFFFLSLLEDSGYMARVAFIMDKLLRKLGLSGRSIVPMLIGFGCTVPGVMASRTLPSERDRKMTILLTPFMSCTAKLPIYAFFTAAFFPKHGALVMIGLYVFGIVMGILMALIFKKTAFKGEAVPFVMELPNYRMPGAKNVLHLLWDKAKDFLQRAFTVIFLATIVIWFLQNFDTGLNMVSDSHDSMLALAAGVLAPVFIPVGFGDWRIVTALISGVMAKESVVSSLTVLFGSTAALQSSLTLAGAGALLVFCLLYTPCVAAIASVKRELGGKWAVAMAAGQCVIAWIASFVIYHIALLF from the coding sequence ATGAATTTAAGCGAATTGCAGATTGGCAGTACGGCAACGATACTGTCTGTTGGCGGCGAAGGGGCGTTACGCCAACACTTTCTTGATATGGGGTTGATCCAGGGAACGGAAGTTACGGTGATCAAGTATGCGCCTATGGGAGATCCGATTGAGCTGCGGATCCATGGCTATGAGCTGACAATCCGTCTGGACGATGCGAAGAACATTGAGATCAGTGCAGCACATGAACCAAAGAAAGGAAGTGTACAGCCGCGGCAGACAAAGGCAGCGCGGCAGGAAACGCACCATCCGGGATATGGAGAAGGAGGAAAATTCCACAACCGGAAGGAAGAACAGCCGCTTCCGGAGAATGAGACACTGACATTTGCACTTGTGGGCAATCAGAACTGCGGAAAGACAACGCTGTTCAACCAGCTGACAGGATCGAAACAGCATGTAGGAAATTTTCCGGGCGTTACCGTAGACAGAAAAGACGGAGTGATTAGAGGCTATGACAATACGTTAATTACCGATCTGCCGGGAATTTACTCCATGTCGCCATACAGCAGTGAAGAAATTGTGACGAGAGAATTCGTAATCCGGGAGAAGCCGAAAGGAATCATCAATATTGTAGATGCAACGAATATCGAGAGAAATCTTTATCTGACGATGCAGCTTCTGGAGCTTGGAATTCCGATGGTAGTGGCGCTGAATATGATGGATGAGCTTTTAATCAATGACGGATCTGTACTTGTCAATGAAATGGAAGAAGCTCTCGGAGTTCCGGTAATTCCTATTTCAGCGGCAAAAGGCGAAGGAATTGAGGAGTTGGTGCGCCATGCAGTCCATGTTGCCAAATATCAGGAGCGGCCGCAGGAAATTGATTTCTGTAAGAAAGATGAAGGACTTCACCGGGGAATCCATGCGGTCATGCATTTGATTGAAGATCATACACAACAGGCAGAGATTCCGATTCGGTTTGTGGCGAGCAAAATGATGGAGGGCGATGATCAGCTCGCAGAACAGTTAAAGCTTACAGAAAACGAAAAACGGCTTTTGGAAGATATTGCGAAGCAGACAGAAGAGGAGACCGGTATGGATCGCTCGGCGGCAGTGGCTCAGATGCGTTTTGACTATATCGAAATGGTATGCAGTAAGACGGTTATTAAACCAAAAGAAAGCAGAGAACGTATTCGAAGCCGCAGGATTGACCGGCTTCTTACAGGCAAATATACAGGAATTCCGGCATTTGTGGCAATTATGGGACTCGTATTCTGGCTGACCTTTAATGTTATTGGAGCATTTTTGCAGGGACTGCTTGAGAGCGGAATTGAATCTTTAACAGTGCTGGCAGATCAGGCAATGGCGGCTGCAAATGTCAGTTCAGTGATTCGTTCCCTTGTGATTGACGGTATTTTTAATGGGGTTGGCGGCGTGTTAAGCTTCCTGCCGATTATTGTGACACTGTTTTTCTTCCTGTCTCTGTTAGAAGACAGCGGGTATATGGCAAGAGTTGCCTTTATCATGGATAAGCTTCTTCGGAAACTCGGTCTTTCCGGACGAAGCATTGTGCCGATGCTCATTGGATTTGGATGTACGGTGCCGGGAGTTATGGCAAGCCGTACACTGCCTTCTGAGCGTGACCGCAAGATGACGATTCTTCTGACGCCATTTATGAGCTGTACGGCAAAGCTTCCGATCTATGCATTTTTCACGGCAGCATTTTTCCCGAAACACGGTGCGCTTGTGATGATCGGGCTGTATGTATTTGGAATTGTAATGGGAATTTTGATGGCATTGATCTTTAAGAAAACAGCATTTAAAGGAGAAGCAGTACCGTTTGTTATGGAGCTTCCGAACTATCGTATGCCGGGAGCGAAGAATGTGCTTCATCTGCTTTGGGATAAGGCGAAGGATTTCCTTCAGAGAGCTTTTACGGTAATCTTTCTTGCCACAATCGTAATCTGGTTCCTTCAGAACTTTGATACAGGACTTAATATGGTTTCCGATTCCCATGATAGTATGCTGGCTCTTGCAGCAGGCGTTCTTGCGCCGGTATTTATTCCGGTTGGCTTTGGAGACTGGAGAATTGTGACAGCGCTCATCTCAGGGGTCATGGCGAAAGAGAGTGTCGTATCTTCTCTTACCGTGTTATTCGGCAGCACAGCCGCTTTGCAGAGCTCTCTTACACTTGCGGGTGCAGGAGCGCTGCTTGTGTTCTGCCTGCTTTATACGCCTTGTGTGGCAGCAATTGCATCAGTGAAACGAGAACTCGGTGGGAAATGGGCTGTCGCTATGGCGGCAGGACAGTGTGTGATTGCATGGATTGCATCCTTTGTGATCTATCATATTGCATTGCTGTTCTAA